The following proteins come from a genomic window of Candidatus Tanganyikabacteria bacterium:
- a CDS encoding DUF4258 domain-containing protein, which yields MPGDTLELVREAAAKRILFTVHAVQQMSHVDRLITRAEVEFVIEAGELLEDYPDDPRGHSCLLGGILSHPIHVVCAPKAEYLAIITAYRPDQDQWADDFKRRI from the coding sequence ATGCCAGGCGACACCCTTGAATTGGTCAGAGAGGCAGCAGCGAAGCGCATCCTCTTCACGGTTCACGCCGTCCAGCAGATGTCCCATGTAGACCGGCTAATCACCAGGGCAGAGGTTGAGTTCGTGATCGAGGCGGGAGAGCTTCTGGAGGATTACCCCGACGACCCCCGGGGGCACAGTTGCCTCCTCGGCGGCATACTGAGCCATCCTATCCATGTGGTCTGCGCCCCGAAGGCCGAGTACCTCGCCATCATCACGGCCTACCGACCGGACCAAGATCAATGGGCGGATGATTTCAAGAGGAGAATCTAG
- a CDS encoding YgiT-type zinc finger protein: MECVYCKGQLERGKAPFSVSRRGYHVVWDAIPAWVCRQCKEPLFEGREVDQIQKALEVLDQETAGLAS, translated from the coding sequence GTGGAATGTGTTTATTGCAAGGGTCAACTAGAGCGCGGTAAGGCGCCTTTCTCGGTAAGCCGGCGGGGATATCACGTGGTATGGGATGCTATTCCGGCCTGGGTTTGCAGGCAGTGCAAGGAGCCGCTCTTCGAGGGGCGTGAAGTGGACCAGATTCAGAAAGCGCTCGAAGTACTGGATCAGGAAACAGCGGGTCTTGCTTCGTAG
- a CDS encoding formylglycine-generating enzyme family protein, which translates to MLHGERVHVRDGGGGDVGQQRELHGDGNRDGPEPVPVQGYRLPTESEWEYAYRAGTSTAFYNGVITNTLYDPVDPNLDLIGWYRGNSEVTYSQGFSLDGKTKGTHAAKGKAANAWGLHDMASNVWEWAWDRYGTYPGDSTDPQGAVSGSSRVYRGGSCLNYALNARGARRGYDTPDGRGSDLGARLARSRQQ; encoded by the coding sequence GTGCTACACGGTGAGCGGGTGCACGTCCGGGACGGCGGCGGCGGGGACGTTGGGCAACAACGGGAGCTGCACGGTGACGGTAACCGCGACGGACCAGAACCCGTACCTGTGCAGGGGTACCGGCTGCCGACGGAATCCGAGTGGGAGTACGCGTACCGGGCGGGTACGTCGACGGCGTTCTACAACGGGGTGATCACCAATACCCTCTACGACCCGGTGGACCCGAATCTGGACCTCATAGGCTGGTACCGGGGCAACTCGGAGGTGACGTACTCGCAGGGCTTTTCGCTGGACGGCAAGACGAAAGGTACGCATGCGGCGAAGGGAAAGGCGGCCAATGCCTGGGGCTTGCACGACATGGCGAGCAACGTCTGGGAGTGGGCGTGGGACCGGTACGGGACGTACCCGGGAGATTCGACGGATCCTCAGGGTGCCGTATCAGGCTCCTCCCGGGTCTACCGCGGCGGGTCGTGCCTCAACTACGCGCTGAACGCGCGCGGTGCGCGCCGCGGCTACGACACCCCCGACGGCCGCGGCAGCGACCTCGGCGCCCGCCTCGCCAGGTCGAGGCAGCAGTGA